From a region of the Haematobia irritans isolate KBUSLIRL chromosome 4, ASM5000362v1, whole genome shotgun sequence genome:
- the LOC142235423 gene encoding cathepsin F-like — translation MDSVNLLCKLLHPKQLLNGFSNKLNSATKQLVKNATRSLEYAEKKTHKEQNHHSLNKVEYLKIDLNANERGSAKYGITEFADLTSSEYKQRTGIIRLERKGQCGSGWAFSVTGNVEDLHDVRTDKLEQYSEQELLDCDTTDSVCNGGLPDNAYDAIEKIGGLGLELEMNFPIMHAKNNAASIHRKSMLK, via the exons ATGGATTCCGTGAATTTGTTATGCAAACTTTTACATCCGAAGCAATTGCTGAACGGATTCAGCAACAAACTTAATTCAGCAACAAAACAATTGGTGAAAAACGCTACTCGTTCATTGGAATATGCCGAAAAGAAGACACATAAGGAACAAAATCATCATAGTTTGAATAAAGTCGAATATCTTAAAATC GATTTGAATGCAAATGAGCGTGGTAGTGCCAAATATGGTATCACTGAATTTGCTGATTTGACCAGTTCCGAATATAAACAACGTACCGGCAT AATTCGATTGGAGAGAAAAGGTCAATGTGGCTCTGGCTGGGCTTTTAGTGTTACCGGCAATGTCGAAGATTTGCATGATGTCAGGACTGATAAACTGGAACAATATTCCGAGCAGGAATTATTAGATTGTGATACAACAGATTCAGTTTGTAATGGTGGTTTGCCCGATAATGCTTATGATGCCATTGAGAAAATTGGAGGTTTAGGACTTGAACTTGAAATGAATTTCCCTATCATGCACGCAAAGAACAATGCCGCTTCAATACATCGAAAATCCATGTTAAAGTAA